A segment of the Roseofilum casamattae BLCC-M143 genome:
TACAGAATTCCCGGTCTCCTATCACCACTTTCTGATAATCTTTCAATAACTCTAAAACTCGGCTTAATAAGACAGTTTGCTCGTCGGCACTTGTGTTTCCTAATTTTCCCAATAGAGTGAAATCAATAGGAATAGCTCGCTTCTGATAAATTAAGCTTATCATAAAGAGATTGACATTACTCCATTGACTGCGGTCAACGGCAATATAGAGAACTTCATTCGGATCAAATGTTTGCTCTAGCCATGCTTTAAAAATGGGAAACCAGAGTTTAGCTACATCCCATTGAAGTCGAGATAAAAATCTCTGTATTTTTTTGATTCGACTTCTTTGACGGATCGGGCTGGGAAAATTTTCAGCTAATTTCTCTAAGCGAATCCAACGATGTTTTTGCAGAAGCATGAGCAGGATGGAAAGCATCAGATATTCCAGAGGAGAAAAATATTGTTGGAGATAGTTCTGGTATAATGAAGGTAACTTTTTCATTATTTTCAATAGGCTAAGGTTGTTGACAATTCCTAGCCTATCTTTTTTTACCTCTTTCGTCTACTCCCCTCATGGGCTAAGCTTTTCAGCCTCCTTGTCGCCCCCTCAGGCGGTGTCCCAAGTGTCGGTATCCCAGTTTTTGGTTGTAAAGGTGAAGTAACGCTGAGTGTCGGTAGGCTCGAGCAGTAAGTAACTGCCATTCGCGGGATTGACATTGGCTTGCCACTTAGCTCCGTTGCGATCGCCATTTGGCTCTCTATCCCATCGGAAGACTTGAATATTGCCGCCATACCAGACTTGATAATCGTCGCTATCGCGGTAAAACGATGGTTGCTTGGCAATTTTGACGGCAATAGGATTCAGCGGTAGCGGGTCGAGAAACACTAGTCCTTTACCGCTTGATGCCACGTTGATAGACTCTTGGCTGCTGCTTCCTCCAAAATTGCCAAGTCCCAGGGATGGCACGAGTTCTTTCAGTTCGAGCTTTGCCTCCTCGCCACCGGAGCCAGTTACAGTCAAAATTAAATGCCCGGCATTCAGCGACAATCCGGAATTCTGCCCAGTATTAATAATTCCC
Coding sequences within it:
- a CDS encoding transposase; translation: MKKLPSLYQNYLQQYFSPLEYLMLSILLMLLQKHRWIRLEKLAENFPSPIRQRSRIKKIQRFLSRLQWDVAKLWFPIFKAWLEQTFDPNEVLYIAVDRSQWSNVNLFMISLIYQKRAIPIDFTLLGKLGNTSADEQTVLLSRVLELLKDYQKVVIGDREFCSVDLAKWLESQPNTYFSLRLKKNTCVQQEEKIWQQLQTLGIRPGMSAYYRGVKVT